GGTGAGCCGCAAGACGGTGTTCACCGCGGCGGGCGGCAAGGCCGACATCCTGCGGCTGGCCATCGAATGGGCGGTCGCCGGCGACGACGAACCCACCGCACTCGTCGACCGCGACGTGGTTCGCCGACTGCTGGCCGAGGCCGACCCGGTAGCGCTGCTGCGGGGCTGGGCCGCGGTCATCGCCGACATTGACGCACGCACGGCCCGGTTGCTCACCGCGCTGGAGGCGGCCGCGGCGTCGGACGCCGACGCCAGGGAACTGGCCGACCGGTTCGAGCGGCAGCGCCTGGCCGGCGCGCGCCGCGTCGTGGACCGGCTGAGTGCACTCGGTGCGCTGGGGCTCAGCCGCCGCGACGCGGTCGACCTGGCGTGGCTGTCGACCGATCCGGTGCTCTACCACCGCCTGGTGCACACGCGGGGCTGGTCGGCGCGCCGGTTCGAAAAGTGGTTGGCCGAAACCCTGTGTCGGCAGCTGCTCGGCGGGTAACCCCACAGCCATGCAATCGGAACACTTTCGCACGCTGCTGACCTCGACCGGCCCCTTCGCCTCGGTGTACTTCGACGACTCCCACAACACCGAGGACGCGGCCGCCCAGATGGATCTCAAGTGGCGCGCGCTGCGCGAACAACTCGAGCAGCAGGGCGCCGATCCGGCGGTGACCGAGAGCGTCGAACAGGCCGTCGTCTCGGCCAAGCCGCCGGTCGGCCGCAGCGGGCGTGCCGTCGTCGCCAGCCCTGACGGCGTCCTGGTCAACGAACACCTGATCCGGCCCACCGGCCCCACCGTGCGGGTCTCCGAGTTGCCGTACCTCGTGCCGCTCGTCGAGCACGGCCTCGACCGGCCGACCTACGCGGTGGTGATCGTCGACCACGAGGGCGGTGACCTCACGCTGTACCGCGAGGGCACCGCGGTCACCGACACCGTCGACGGCACCGCCTATCCGGTGCACAAGGCGGGCGGCGCCGAATCGCCCGGCTACGGTGATCCGCAGCGCGCCGCCGAGGGTGCCCGCGAGCAGAACATTCGGGCGGTGGCAAGCCAACTGACCACGCTCGTCGACGACGCCTCCCCCGAGGTGGTGTTCGTCGTCGGTGAGGTCCAGTCGCGCACCGACCTCACCGCGCAGCTCCCCGAGCGGGTCACCGATCTGCTCGTCGATCTGAACGTCGGCGCACGGCACAGCGGCTTCGACGACGCCGACCTGCGCCACGAGATCGACCAGGAGTTCCAGCGGCGGCGGGTCGCGGCGATCGACGATGCGGCACAACGCTTCACGGCCGAGAAGGGCCGCGGCGAGGGACTGGCCACCGAGGGGCTGGACGGCGTCACCGCCGCGTTGCGGGCCGGTGCGGTCGAGACGCTG
The window above is part of the Mycolicibacterium rutilum genome. Proteins encoded here:
- a CDS encoding TetR/AcrR family transcriptional regulator, which gives rise to MSEAVKRTYSSQLRSAQARETRRAIVAAASRLFVESGYGATTTEAIAEAAGVSRKTVFTAAGGKADILRLAIEWAVAGDDEPTALVDRDVVRRLLAEADPVALLRGWAAVIADIDARTARLLTALEAAAASDADARELADRFERQRLAGARRVVDRLSALGALGLSRRDAVDLAWLSTDPVLYHRLVHTRGWSARRFEKWLAETLCRQLLGG
- a CDS encoding Rv2629 family ribosome hibernation factor, which gives rise to MQSEHFRTLLTSTGPFASVYFDDSHNTEDAAAQMDLKWRALREQLEQQGADPAVTESVEQAVVSAKPPVGRSGRAVVASPDGVLVNEHLIRPTGPTVRVSELPYLVPLVEHGLDRPTYAVVIVDHEGGDLTLYREGTAVTDTVDGTAYPVHKAGGAESPGYGDPQRAAEGAREQNIRAVASQLTTLVDDASPEVVFVVGEVQSRTDLTAQLPERVTDLLVDLNVGARHSGFDDADLRHEIDQEFQRRRVAAIDDAAQRFTAEKGRGEGLATEGLDGVTAALRAGAVETLIIGDVGDATVVAGDDLSTIAPNANVLSELGTAPTRTLRVDEALPMAAISTGAALIRTDERIDPADGVAAILRYALPRS